The DNA region CTAAACTGAACTGAAATATAATATAAAAGGATTGTAATTCCTAATTCATAATAGTCTGAGCACTCAGTCAGAAAACTGTAAAAATAATTTGCAATGACCATCACTATTGCACCAGTTAAATCTTCTTTTCGTTCTAGAACTCAAGAGACTAACAGAGGTGGATACAGAATCCAGCCTCAAGGCACTGCAACGGTGCAGCCTAAGCCTGTGAGTTGCACAGACCCAATCTGAATGAAGTGTGATCCTTCAAACCTCTTGCTGCTCTCTGAGGTGTCATTTATAGAATGGTTAAaatgttttcttatagtttgacCTCATCTGCTGTTGCTTATTTATTATTTTCAAACTTCGAATGGAATCAGTTAGTAATTTTCAAAGAACTAGCGTACCAACATTTCCAGAGACAGACAAGGATGTCATAAGCATAAAGTTTCCAATTTTATTAGTTCACTCTTAATATTTCATCCAATCGACAAAGTTGATAGTATGTTtttatctgcaattatttttgtttTCAGGAAAATCAAATGAGTGTTAAACAACATTAATATATAAACTAGGGGAACATGATAAATAACACTCCATTATCCTGGCTGTTTAGTAGCAGCAAATTTTGATTTTGCTTCCATCAAGTTACTTCTGTCAGCAGGAAGATCAAGATGACATGACAAAGGAGACTAGAAAACAAATAGACATTAACTGCAATACTGATATGCCCCTTCCATCACCTAATGCTGACCTTATTCTTCTGCAAATTTGCGGCAAGGTTCGCCATGTTGTACAATAGCACATATCTTGGTGTGACATCCATTGATGTGTGATTAAACTCCATGCCAAATATTGTGCAGTGCATATACCCATTTAAACTTTAAAGATAAACCATGCTTCAAGCAAAGTAAATTGATGTTAATTGTTCATACCTGCGACAAAAGAGCTTGAGTAAGGACAAACAATCTCCAGGAGGTCAGCATCAGAGACCTTCTTGAGCTGCACAGCCACAGCGTCGAGGGAGAGCATACAAATTCCCAATATCGTTCTTAGAAATGCGAAATCGCCACCCTCATCAACCCCAAGTATCTTGATAGGCGGCACAAGCATGATCCGAGGAATCACCCCTGGCGGCGGAGCGAACACGCTAAGGTCAATTGCAGTGCACAGCACCCAATTCGCATTGCCATCACGGTCGGCCTCTCGCGCCCACAGATGCAGGCTGTACTGCTTCACGTCAGCGAGGCCCAGCACGCCGGCCTCAGCCTCCATGAACTGGATGTTCCACAGGTAAAGGCTCtgcgcgtgcggcggcggctccaccGAGGCAAAACTCTCTTTGCCCAGATGGAGCTCGAGGATGCCACCCTCGTCAAGAAACCAGTACACCGCGTCCCTGACCAGCGCGCTGGGCTTGTCGCAGACGTCGTCGCAAGGCGTCTCCGCCGTAATCAACCTGCACCAGGCGCTAGTCTCCGACGGGTAGACGCAGGCGGACGCGCGGCCGTTGCCGGTGAAGACGAAGGCCACGAGGAAGGAGCCCTCGCGGCGGCCCAGGCCGACCGGGTCGCCAAGAACGGTGGCATTGCATGCCTTGACGTGGCTTCCGAGCCGGCTGAGGCGGACGcagcggcggtggccggtgatGGGGTCCCAGACGAGGAGCTGGAGCCAGCCGGGTCGACTGCGGAGGAGCGCGCGGCCGTGGCGGCAGCTGAGGAGGACCCAGCCAGTGGCGTCAGGGAGTGCGAAGCCCGCGGCGGGGACGCGGTCCGGGGCCTCTCCGACGGGGACGAAGCAGCCACTGCGCTGGGAGATGCGGAAGAGGCCGAGCACGGGTGGTGTTCGGTGGAATGCGCGGGAGCGGTGGAGGAAACCCGGGTCGCGGAGCAGGATACGCCAGCGCGTACAGACGAGGGAGGGGCGGAGGAGGCAGGTCGGGTAGAGGCCGAGCACGGGTGGTGTTCGGTGGAATGCGCGGGAGCGGTGGAGGAAACCCGGGTCGCGGAGCAGGATACGCCAGCGCGTACAGACGAGGGAGGGGCGGAGGAGGCAGGTCGGGTGCggcgggaggcggaggagggtctCGGAGAGGAGGTCGTCGTCGTCCAGCggcagcggtggcggcggcggcggcggcacgtgcactcgccgccgcggcctggAGATCATGCTTCCCAGCGCGCTGCCGGATGGGGGATTGGTTTGGTGGGTGCGTCCGAAGCAACACACACCCACTACCCCTCACCAGTGTCACTGCGTTGGGGTTTTGGAGTGCGAAGTTAGCGTGTGGCTGGCTTGTGGGCCTGCGCTTATTTATTTTCTTATTGTATCTGTATGTTCTTTTGTATTTTTCAGCCTGTTCATATGAGTTTCAACCTGAGGTTTGACCGTTTGACTGCAGAAATGTATGTCTGTCAAAAACTGGAAATTGAACATAGGCCCTTATTTTATTTGAAAAAGCTACTTTGAGCTACTCCTGTGGAGTAAGTTCTAATGCGAATTCCATTTTTAATTAATAAGCTGCCACATAAACAAAAGTAGTGACATGGTATGAATTCAAAGAGGAATCAGAGTAAACCAATTTTACCTAGGTGAAACTCACCAGACACTTTCTATTTTTTGGAAATCCTTTTATGCTCTACCTTGGCCAAGAGGTTTCATTTTGATTCAGTAATGCACTACTTTTTGCTTATATTGTTGTACTGAAACATATGAATTTGAAACACTTTATTCGAATGGTCTAATCGAAACCCTTATCTGTCCATCTGCGCCTGGAAGATGATTGAACCATCAGAGTCATACCCATAGAAACAGTTGGATCATACAAAGGTTGCCCTCCTAGGGGCGGCACcccaaccctagccgccgctgcCCTTCCCCACCCTCGCCTCCCCTCACCGCCGCCTGAGCAGGGCTTCGAAAGCCCGCGGGCCTGCTAGGAAGGCGGCAGGGTCGATTCACCGGCTCGGCTCGTGTGCCGGGAGGATTGGAGAGGGAGGCGTGCTCCGGCACGAGGCGGTAGCATCTCGCAAGGAAAGGACCGGCCTTGCGGCACGCGGGCGTGTAGTAGAAGGAAGGCGCCGGCGTGAGGCTTCGACAGGCGGGCGTCGACGTGGAGGAGAGTGGTGGCATGCCAGCCTAGCCCGATGACTTGATGGCACACGGCCGCGGTGGAGAGTGGTCGGCGCGCAGACCCAACCCGGTGATGCGGTCACAGTGGTTGTTGGAGAAGGGGCAGCGCTCCGGCCTGGCGGTGTGGTCAAGCAGGGGTGCAGGACCCTAAGGCGAGCCGCAAGCACAGCCGCCGTGAGAGTGCCACGCTGGGGTTGCGCGCGGCAATGGCGTGTGCCGTGGAAGGCGGTGCGAGTGCTTCGTTGCCAGCTGGCCGCTGCGGACGGTGGCGGAAGATAGCGCGAGGCGAGGATCGCGAGCGGGCAGCTGCGGAGTGTGGGGCGGTGGTGTGGCTGGAAGGAGTCCGGCCTAGTGGCGACAGCCGGCTGGATGCGCGCGGGCAGGAGGAGGGTCGGCGGCGCGACAAATGGTGGTGGGAGCAGTTGAGAGGTGGCTGGAGTAGTGCCTTGCACCACCTCAGCGCTCCACCTCCTTTTCTCCCCATCAGCGATGCGGATCCGCACGGTGTTGCGACGCTGCCGTGGTGGTGGGGCCGGggtggtctgtgctgtgtgtcaaCGCACGGCACGCTAGTGGCACTGTGGTGGTGCTGCGGGCTGCGACGGCCCATCCTTCCAACGCAGGCTTCGCAGAGGTGACGGGGAGCAAGGAGCTGCTGCAAGTGGTGCCCGATAGCACGTGGTGGAACGCTCCGGGAAAAAGCCTTTTGCTAGCACTCTTGCCGGTGGTGATGGCGGCAGCACCCTCGAGCGTCGTTTCTCCCCGTTGGGGGCGTCATTGTGGAGCCTCCATGCCTGATGCATGGGATGTCTCTAGGTGAAAACTCTATCCAGTCATGGATGAGCAACGGCAGCGCCATTGGTGTCGCTCCCTCCTTAGAGGTGTCGCTTGTTGAGACCCGGCTAGGCTTGTGGCAGTGTTAGTGTTGCCGATGGTGGGGGATGGCAGCCAAGGGAGGTGGTGGCTCGATGGTACTGGTGGTGGTAGTGATGGTGGTTGCCCGCGCGTGGCAAGTTGTGTTGCCGTGGCTGGCCCAATCCGACCGGTCGTGGGTGGAGAGGCTTGGGTCGACGACCCAATTTGACCGGGCAAAGGGAGTTGTGGCCAGGGTCTATGTCCCAATCTGACCTGGGCAGAGGTGGTGGGCCGTGTCTCTGGAGGCTTTGAGTCCGCACTTCTGATGCAGCTTTGATTCCAGCAGCAGCATGACAAAGGTGAGGTTATTGGCCGTGGCACTATGGCACCACCGACGGCGAAGAAAACCCGGATCCTTGGCGAGTCTAGTAGCGGGAGTGATGAGGCCCCTGCACGCTTCAAGGTGGTGAGTCAGAGGAGTGGTGTACAGTGGTGGATGTGGCGAGCCCTCCCACGCATTTGAGTTGTCTCAGAGGTCCAAGATCTGGCGCGGCGCTTCGTTTATTTGGTGTGCATGATGCTGCAGCAGTACTTCGGTGAGGGGCATCGGTGTGGTGTGGTGTGGTGGGCTTCTCTTCTGACTTCTACCAACACTTGGCCGGGGTCTGGGAGATCGATGATTTTAGGTGCATGACCTGAAGATGATGGTGGTATGGTAGAGTTGTGGTGGCTACTTGGCTCGCAGCAGACTGTGACGGCTAGTCCTGCATGGTAGCGGCGGGTTGGCGTTGGACATCATCGAGGTTGACGACGCTTGCAGAAGGCGACTTGTCGGCTTTATCTTGGTTTGTGGTCGTTTGATAGGGAGTCGTGTTGAGTTTGCAGCCGTGTTGTTGTTGCTG from Panicum hallii strain FIL2 chromosome 9, PHallii_v3.1, whole genome shotgun sequence includes:
- the LOC112876972 gene encoding uncharacterized protein LOC112876972 encodes the protein MISRPRRRVHVPPPPPPPLPLDDDDLLSETLLRLPPHPTCLLRPSLVCTRWRILLRDPGFLHRSRAFHRTPPVLGLYPTCLLRPSLVCTRWRILLRDPGFLHRSRAFHRTPPVLGLFRISQRSGCFVPVGEAPDRVPAAGFALPDATGWVLLSCRHGRALLRSRPGWLQLLVWDPITGHRRCVRLSRLGSHVKACNATVLGDPVGLGRREGSFLVAFVFTGNGRASACVYPSETSAWCRLITAETPCDDVCDKPSALVRDAVYWFLDEGGILELHLGKESFASVEPPPHAQSLYLWNIQFMEAEAGVLGLADVKQYSLHLWAREADRDGNANWVLCTAIDLSVFAPPPGVIPRIMLVPPIKILGVDEGGDFAFLRTILGICMLSLDAVAVQLKKVSDADLLEIVCPYSSSFVAGRVGGGGEGGHGNSKTEP